In Salvelinus alpinus chromosome 32, SLU_Salpinus.1, whole genome shotgun sequence, the sequence cgtagtgtccagagcatggaggcgctaccaggagacaggccagtacatcaggagacgcggaggaggccgtaggagggcaacaacccagcagcaggaccgctacctccgcctttgtgcaaggaggagcactgctagtcggctggccctcgctacatattcgtcgccagacccactggctccaggtcatccagaagtctatgctaggtaaagctccgccttatctcagttcactggtcacaataacaacacccacccgtagcacacgttccagcaggtatatctcactgatcatccccaaagccaacacctcagttggtcgcctttccttccagttctctgctgccagtgactggaacgaattgcaaaaatcgatGAAGTTGGGacattttatttccctcaccaactttaaacatgaactatctgagcagctaaccgatcgctgcagctgtacatagtccatctgtaaatagcccacccaatctacctacctcatccccatactgttattattttatttacttttctgctcttttgcacaccagtatctatacttgcacatcatcatctgctcatttatcactccagtgttaatctgctaaattgtaattattcgctgctatggcctatttattgcctacctcctcatgccttttgcacacactgtatatagactttcttttttctactgtgtcattgacttgtttattgtgttattagcttgtttattgtttattccatgtgtaactctgtgttgttgtctttgtcacactgctttgctttatcttggccaggtcgcagttgcaaatgagaacttgttcccaactagcctacctggttaaataaaggtgaaataaaaaatgtaaaaataaaaagaccaccattgtccctgtgcccaagaacacaaaggcaacctgcctaaatgactacagagtcgtagcactcacgtctgtagccatgaaactGCTTTAAAAGGTTGGTAATGggtcatcaacaccattatcccagaaaccctagacccactccaatttgcataacgcccaaacagatacacagatgatgcaacctctattgcactccacactgccctttcccacctcgacaaaaggaacacttatgtgagaatgctattcattgactacagctcagcgttcaacaccatagtaccgtcAAAGATCATCACTaggctaaggatcctgggactaaacacctccctctgcaactggatcctggacttcctgactggccgcccccagatggtgagggtaggtagcaacacatctgccacgctgatcctcaacactggtgctccccaggggtgcatgctcagtcccctcctgtactccctgttcacccacgactgcatggccaggcatgactccaacaccatcattaagtttgcagacgacacaacagtggtaggcctgatcaccgacaacgacgagacagcctatagggaggaagtcagagacctggtcgggtggtgccagaataacaatctatccctcaatgtaaccaagactaaggagattattgtggactacaggaaaaggaggaccgagcacgcccccattctcatttacggggctgtagtggagcaggttgagagcttcaagttccttggtgtccacatcaacaacaaactagaatggttcaaacacacctagacagtcgtgaagagggcatgacaaagcctaatCCCCCTCAGGAaattaaaaagatttggcatgggtcctgagaacctcaaaaggttctacagctgcaacatcgagagcatcctgactggttgcattactgcctggtacggtaactgctcggcctctgaccgcaaggcactacagagggtagtgcgtacggcccagtacatcactgggactaagctgactgccatccaggacctctacaccaggcggtgtcagaggaaggctctaaaaattttCAAAAACCTCAGcctccctagtcatagactgttctctctactaccacatggcaagcggtaccggagtgccaagtctaggacaaaaaggcttctcaacagttttaacccccaagctataagactcctgaacaggtaatcaaatggctaccctgactatttgcTTTGTGTGCCCCCCCACCCATGTACATTCACCTTggtacattcatgtacatacgacctcaattggcccgaccaaccagtgctcccgcacattggctaaccgggctgtctgcattgtgtcccacccaccacacgccaacccctcttttacgctactgctactctctgttcatcaaaAATGCGTAGTCATTTTaatcatatctacatgtacatactacctcaatcagcctgactaaccggtgtctgtatgtagcctcgctactgtatatagcctgtctttttactgttgtttaatttctttacctacctattgttcaccgaataccttttttgcactattggttagagcctgtaagtaagcatttcactgtaaggactgcacctgttgtattcagcgcacgtgacaaataaactttgatttgatctacTAAAGATATTCAAACACTCTACGTGGAACATGGAAAATTGTTTCTATATTTTCATTGGAATTTTGGTTTGTTCCTACAAGAGCAGCTAAAAAGTGTTTGTAGATCCCATTAGGATTGGTTCGCTCATAATGTCATGCACCTTGGTTAAATTGCAAGGACTAGCAAGAGTATACTTTTCATTTGCATGTGTCCTGGTAGCCTGATGAAAATATATACTGACAAAAATTTAATTTTTGCTAGTTTTTATGTACCTTAATacaccctctcctctgtcctcaggtACATGGCCATCGTCCATCCTCTGAGGCCTCGTATGAAGTACCAGACGGCCTACTGTCTGATCACTGGTGTCTGGGTCGTACCCATCCTCATCTCCATCCCTTCTGCGTACTTTGCCTCCGAGACCATGTACCCTCATGGTGGTGCCAGCACCTCTCAGAACACCCACAAGACCTTTTGTGCCCAGATCTGGCCTGTGGACCAGCAGGCCTACTACCGCTCCTACTTCCTGTTTATATTTGCCCTGGAGTTCCTTGGGCCCGTTTTTGTCATGGCGATATGTTACGCACGGATCTCCCGTGAGCTCTGGTTCAAGAGTGTCCCGGGCTTCCAGACGGAGCAGATCCGGAAGAGGTTGCGTTGTCGGCGGAAGACAGTCATGGTCCTGATCGGGATCCTGACAGCATACATTCTGTGCTGGGCACCATATTATGGCTTCACCATCCTACGCGACTTCCACCCGACGCTCATCTCCCGCCAGAGGAACTCCCTGGTGGCCTTCTACATTATTGAGTGCATTGCCATGAGCAACAGCATGATGAACACCTTCTGCTTTGTCAGTGTCAAGAACAACACGGTCAAGTACCTGAAAAGGATTGTGCTGCTGCGCTGGAGGTCCACCTATACTCCCAGTAAGACTGTGGACGAGACAGACATCCGGACGTCCTCCATGCCGGTGACCGAGGAGGTCGAATGCATTCACCTGAGATGAACGAGGAGACGCCATTTTGAAACATTCAGATCTTGTGTTGTTGTCagggagatgtctctgttggtgttttggCACAACAGAAACTTTTACAGAAACAACAGAAACTAATATTAATATTGTTTTATGACATCCTCACACCATCTCAGTGATAACATACACAGTACTGTTGAAAAGGGACATTTCACTTCCTGTTTTGGCAGCATGCAGTGAACACGAGTCGGCGAGTCGGCCAGCCGCTCTTAACAAACATATATTTCACTTCAAATGTAAGAAGAAAAACTATGTCTTCTCCTTTATTCTGCTCAAAATTGCAGCAATTAATCTACTGATCAAATAGCCTACAAGCCATCAGTGCATTTCCTGAAAATGAATAACACACTTCAGGGTTGATTTTCTCTAAACAGGCGATCAGTGACACTTCTGTTTGAACAAGATCTGCTGCACTAAATTCTGAGATTGGTTGCACACGTTGGATATTATTGCAAAGCTCAGAATCTCCTCTTTTCAACAATATACTGATGAGTCCAATATACATTACCAGTAAAAAGTTAAGACATACCTACTTATTcacaggtttttctttattttgactattttctacattgtagaataatagtgaagacatcaaaactatgaaataacacatatggaatcatgtagtaatcaaaaaagtgttaaacaaatcaaaatacattttatatttgagattcttcaaagtagccaccctttgccttgatgagagctttgcacagtcttggtattctctcaaccagcttcatgaggtagtcacctggaatgtatttcaattaacaggtgtgccttgttaaaagttaatttgtggaatttatttccttcttaatgcattgagccaatcagttgtgttgtgacaaggtaggggtggtttacagaagatagccctatttgctataagaccaaatccatattatggcaagagcagctcaaataagcaaagagaaacaatataccatcattactttaagacacgaaggtcagtttcttcaagtgcagtcacaaaaatcatcaagtgctatgattaAACTGGCAATCAtaaagaccgccacaggaaaggaagaagcagagttacctctgctgcagaggataagttccttagagtaaccagcctcagaaatcggcaattaattgcacctcagattgcagcccaaataagcaacagacacatctcaacatcaactgttcagaggagactgggtgaatcaggccttcatggtcgaattgctgcaaggaaaccaatactaaaggacaccaataagaataagagacctgcttggcccaagaaacacgagcaatggacattagaccggtggaaatatgtcttttggtctgatgagtccaaatttgagatttttggatacAACCGttgtatctttgtgagacgcagagtaggtgaacggatgatctctacatgtgtggttcccaccatgaagcatggaggagatgtgatggtgtggggctgctttgctggtgacactgtcagtgatttatttagaattcaaggcacacttaaccagcattgctaccacagcattctgcagcgatatgccatcccatctggtttgcgtatgtgttatttcatagttttgatgtcttcactataactctacattgtagaaaatagtcaaaacaaagaaaaacccttgaatgagtaggtgtgtccaaacttttgactggtactgtatatgtcagGGTCCATGCGACTGACAAGGATGGAGCAAGTCACATATAAGGTTGTATGACCACAGGATGGTGAGGTGGTAAGATTCCTTTTCAATTTGCTCATTTGCTGTTGATCAATGATCAATGGAATGGGAATGAACTCAAAAAGCCAGTTGACTTTTTTCACTCTTATTTTCCTTGAATATGCTGTTTCACCCTTCAATTTGATATTTAATTAAGCCAAGCGTCTTTTGATATGACGCTTCGTAAGAAAACAAGTGACAAATGAATAGCCCAAGATTGACACAACACTTGGTCATAATGATTTTGTTATTACAAAGAATATAGCGCTCACATTTaactgaaatactgaaataacATGATTTCGTTTTTTTCTATCTATGAAGGGTGTTTTTCCTTCTGTCTTCCTTTCCTTTTAATTTTAAGTGTTTCTCTACACTGCATTATCCAAGATATTGACCGCTAATCTCCTTACTCATTGTATATTAAATTAGGAGATAGATGGTAAGCAGCTCGCTATGCTGCAGCCCTGCATCTGTCCAGGGTGggaccaatgatgtatataaaccctggattgcagatgctatgtattggccattgagaggctttgaagccgccggtcggccatattggcagtCCTAATTAGGAGCATccgcaatccagggtttatatacatcattggtccCACCCTGGACAGATGCAGGGCTGCAGCATAGCGAGCTGCTTACCATCTATCTCCTAATTTAATATACAATGAGTAAGGAGATTAGCGGTCAATATCTTGGATAATGCAGTGTAGAGAAACACTTAAAATTAAAAGGAAAGGAAGACAGAAGGAAAAACACCCTTCATAGATTAAAAAAACTAAatcatgccatccaggacctctacaccaggcggtgtcagaggaaggctctaaaaattgtcaaaaatagaaataaatggaattctacagtatttcaattaaatacgACACAattgtatttaagtatttttgtcTTGTAGTGGGGACAATAAAATTAGTAATCTCAAAAAATTATACTTtaagtgtcacaccctggccttggttatctttgttttcattattattttagttaggtcagggtgtgacatggggaagtatgtgttttgggttgtctaggggtttgtaggtttAATGGGAAATgccttgtctaggtgtttgtatgtcgatggctgcctagattggttctcaattagagacagctgtggtttattgtctctaattgggagccatatttaaggcagccatgggcatcatgtgtttgtgggtaattgtctatgttctatgttgcatgtgtgcactagttctttattagcttcacgttcgtctgtttgttgtttttgtttcgttttccttcttataataaaaagaagatgtattttgcacacgctgcgccttggtcatctctctctcctatagacgatcgtgacattaaGGAAAATGTTTCAGTATATTTTTTCAATTCTTATTTGTATGTTAAACTGACATAATACAATTTATAAGTAATTTataagtatgcattaaggtgtctgtgatAGAAATATGGCAAAAACAACAGAGCTTATGCCCATATCTACCTTCaatcctgtcacgttctgaccatagttcttgtgtgttttacttgttttagtgttggtcaggacgtgagctgggtgggcattctatgttgtgtgtctagtttgtctgtttctatgtttggcctaatatggttctcaatcagaggccggtgttttgtgttgtctctgattgggaatcatatttaggtggcttgttttgtgttggggtttgtgggtggttgtcttctgtctttgtgttctgcaccaggtaggactgtctcggttttcacgtttgttattttgtattttgtatagtgttcacgttatcgtctctttgtttattaaacatgttgaactagccgcgctgcattttggtcctctccttcaccaacggaagaaaaccgttacaaatCCCAAATCTTTACAAGACCAATTCAAATGGAAATGGTCTATGAAGAGTAttaagtacactcttagaaaacgggttccaaaaggtttctttggctgtccccataggagaatcaTTTTTGGTTTTGATAGAActctctgtagaaagggttctacaagGTACTCAAAAGGTTCtaaatagcaccttttttctaagagtgtacttagGAATTTTATACCAAGTAACTTAAATGATTGAAAAGGTTACCAATGAGTTGACAAGAATATACTTACTTCCTATTTATCTTATAAGCAGAGTTAATGTCATCAATATCAATATTACCAACATTTCTTTGTTTCAGGATCTTCCAACTTCACATCCAGGTCCTGTATCATCCATATAAGGCGGGTGGTCTGAATTTATCTAACGTATATCTTTACTATTGGACAGCACAACTCGCCCAAGTTAAGCAATGGTTTTCAACCTGACTATGTTATTGGGCAAGAGTAGAATCCTTTGACATCTTCCCATATGAGTTGAAATATCTGCACTCCTTTGGTTTGTAAGACGTAAAGGAGATGACTAATTACCCAGTCATTTTGAAGTCGACAAGTTTGGAAGGCATTTCGTAAATTACTGGGTTACAATGTAGCTCTCTTCTTTTTAGCGCCAATATCTTGAGATCCCTGCTTCTCATCTTGTTTTAAGGATGATGCATTTAAATCCGGGTTTGATAAAGGAATAAGGGAAATTAACCATGTCTTCCAGGATGgtacttttttttctttcaacCAAGTACGTAAGAAATTCAGTATTCTGTTGACCTATTTGTTTAGATTTTTTCAAGTCGGACATATGGTCCAGTTGAAACAGTGTTCTCTTATGGAACTAACATCCTCTTAACTAGATGTATTGCTGAACAATGGTGAAAAAACTGAAGTGTATTTCTAAGGTTCATTAATTGTTATTAGATCACATGCCAATAGAGACAGATGTTACTAGACACAAATGTGAACAAGAATTATAGGTGGTAATAAACAGGGAAGACTGgtcttacatacagttgaagtcggaagtttacatacacttaggttggagtcattaaaactaatttttcaaccactcgacaaatttcttgttaacaaactatagttttgccaagttggttaggacatctactttgtgcatgacacaagtaatttttccaacaattgtttacagacagattatttcacttataattcactgtatcacaattccagtgggtcagaagtttacatacactaagttgactgtgcctttacacagcttggagaactcccgaaaattatgtcatggctttagaagcttataataggctaattgacataatttgagtcagttggaggtgtacctgtggatctatttcaaggcctaccatcaaactcagtgtctctttgcttgacatcatgggaaaatcttaAGAaagcagccaagacctcagaaaaaaaatgtagaactccacaaatctgattcatccttgggagcaatttccaaatgcctgaaggtaccacgttcatctgtacaaacaatagtacgcaagtataaacaccatgggaccacgcagccgtcataccgctcaggaaggagatgcgttctgtctccgagagatgaacatactttggtgcgaaaagcgcaaatcaatcccagaacaacagcaaagtggcagcatcatgttgtgggggtgctttgctacaggagggactggtgtacttcacaaaatagatggcatcatgaggatggaaaatgatgtggatatattgaagcaacatctcaagacatcagtcaggaagttcaagcttgatcgcaaatgggtcttccaaatgaacaatgaccccaagcatacttccaaagttgtgggaaaatggcttaaggacaacaaagtcaaggtattggagtggccatcacaaagcccggacctcaatcctatagaaaatgtgtgggcagaactgaaaaagcgtgtgcaagcaaggaggcctacaaacctgactcagttacaccagctctgtcagaaggaatgggccaaaattcagcttgtgtaaggctacccaaaacgtttgaccgaagttaaacagtttaaacagcaatgctaccaaatactaattgagtgtatgtaaacttctgacccactgggaatgtgatgaaagaaataaaggctgaaataaattattctctctactattattctgacatttcacattcttaaaataaagtggtgatcctaactgacctaagacagggaatttttactaggattaaatgtcaggaattgtgaaaaactgagtttaaatgtatttggctaaggtgcatgtaaacttccgagttCAACTGTACTATGTGTTTGAAAGCCCACAAATGCTCATATAACCAAACTCTGCAAATGTAAATCCATTCACAGAGTTCACTATACAACAGAAAACAGCATTAACAAAATTAATGCTGAAATGTCTTTTCTGTGCTGGAGCTGTAATTGGCAAAATGGTAGTGTTTTGGACATGCAATTTTATCTTGATGTTTTGGAAATCAGCGATCGATACAATTTCATTATGTTTACAGATTTACTGTTTATGCCCCTCTTGCCTCGCTTGTGTCTGTTTGGCACTAGTGACTGTTGTAGATCCATGgaatacatattagaaaaaaATATTCCAAGATCTCAATCAAAGGCAGACCAGATTAATACACAAGTATTTTGCATTCCTATTTCCAATTCATGGCAATAAGAGCAAATCAATAATAATGGTTGACACTTCAATTGCTTGTTGTTTTTATTTTGGGTTGTTTGATTGTATCTCTATATGTATTGTTGCACATTttggtactgtacatgtgtgtatTTGTAAACTTGTAAATGTAGCAACTCATGAGGAGCGAAAAAGAATGGAAAAATGTGATTGTTGATGCAATTAACTGTATTGTGATTTAATTGTTTCTTCTTCTTTTACAAatgcaaataaacacatacatgaGTGACATTTCTATTGTATATCTGATCTGAATGTACAAAAGCAGCTTCTATAAAGGTTGTTCTGTTAAAATGTTACCCATGTATGATCTATTTTTTAGTGGCATTGTACCATTTGTACTGTTATGCTACTTGAACTAACTTTAAATCTGTAGATTTTGCTGTATGCTCCAAGGTCAGATCTGAATCTGTGAATAAGTTATCTTATATTGCTGTTCACTGTATTGTATGCGTAAGTAGTTGATAAAACGTTTGCTTTTTATGTTTTGTAGTGGTACTTGATCTGATTGAAATGAATTCCCAAGAGTTTCAAAATAATTTATGAGCTCAAACAAACGTCTCTCACCAATAGTCTGTAATGTGAACAAGCATATGTGTCCTGAATTGAACATCTTTCA encodes:
- the prokr1b gene encoding prokineticin receptor 1b; translated protein: MGDPNISQLAAVYAETPGYVLGGSELDPFTDNYDTDYGIPDNEIPDTTQGTAFFVATIVIAIVLICIMLVCGVGNFLFIATLARYKKLRNLTNLLIANLAISDFIVSVVCCPFLVDYYVVKQLSWDHGLVLCASVNYIRTVSLYVSTNALLAIAADRYMAIVHPLRPRMKYQTAYCLITGVWVVPILISIPSAYFASETMYPHGGASTSQNTHKTFCAQIWPVDQQAYYRSYFLFIFALEFLGPVFVMAICYARISRELWFKSVPGFQTEQIRKRLRCRRKTVMVLIGILTAYILCWAPYYGFTILRDFHPTLISRQRNSLVAFYIIECIAMSNSMMNTFCFVSVKNNTVKYLKRIVLLRWRSTYTPSKTVDETDIRTSSMPVTEEVECIHLR